From the genome of Bactrocera oleae isolate idBacOlea1 chromosome 2, idBacOlea1, whole genome shotgun sequence, one region includes:
- the LOC106619760 gene encoding uncharacterized protein DDB_G0287625 gives MSASISKIHVTSSTGLSLNERFTAVQDRRREVPERILRPTRDTSVANRRLLQQLARRHKMQAALKLKRRSMRPIGGSVAMRRGTIKALRVAANGKPIRTNSLTTVATMEADLITNNQRNLNRSLRRANSVSNRLGRPLVGGAAQRIAQRRLQRALPGAIIPNEMQRRGRSRSRSRAPMEVINLTRSRSRSLGRSLPAGVQLRGRSRSRVRSRSRVNAVARTNIPVKARLGVRPGAIARRRRSQSAVRGVAQGRIQRRRNSNVAAGVAGRTTNAGRQRGRTMTRNANAIANAAGRSRSRTRIGVQARAQSRARSRTRGGSVVGQRNVGSVQGSRIRGRSQQRRGGRGAIAQRNGKTNGNKNGHQQQQQQRRGRSRSRGGRGGRNQGKTAKPEVDKDKLDKELDQYMATTRTESSDFLLRN, from the exons ATGTCGGCATCAATAAGCAAAATTCATGTCACCAGTTCGACCGGTTTGTCTTTGAATGAACGTTTTACGGCAGTGCAGGATCGCCGTCGCGAAGTACCCGAACGCATTTTGCGTCCAACTCGCGACACATCTGTCGCCAATCGTCGTTTATTGCAGCAGCTAGCTAGACGACATAAAATGCAAGCAGCACTTAAATTGAAACGC AGAAGCATGCGTCCAATTGGAGGAAGTGTAGCTATGAGACGCGGCACGATCAAGGCCTTGCGTGTAGCAGCTAATGGAAAACCGATCCGTACCAACAGCCTGACCACAGTAGCAAC AATGGAAGCCGATTTGATTACGAACAATCAACGCAACTTAAACAGATCCCTACGTCGAGCGAATTCTGTTTCGAATCGTTTGGGCCGCCCACTAGTAGGCGGTGCTGCTCAGCGTATTGCCCAACGACGTTTACAACGTGCATTGCCCGGTGCAATCATACCGAATGAAATGCAAAGGCGTGGTCGCTCACGCAGTCGTTCAAGAGCGCCGATGGAGGTTATAAATTTGACCCGTAGTCGTTCACGCAGTCTCGGACGTTCTCTCCCAGCAGGCGTTCAATTGCGTGGTCGCTCCCGTTCACGTGTACGTTCACGCAGTCGTGTCAATGCTGTCGCCAGAACTAATATACCAGTAAAAGCCCGCTTGGGTGTTCGTCCTGGAGCTATTGCACGCCGTCGACGTAGCCAAAGTGCTGTACGCGGCGTTGCACAAGGACGCATACAACGTCGACGCAATTCAAATGTTGCTGCTGGAGTTGCTGGACGTACAACTAACGCTGGGCGCCAACGGGGAAG AACCATGACTAGAAACGCAAACGCTATAGCAAACGCAGCTGGTCGTTCACGCTCACGCACTCGTATTGGCGTACAGGCACGCGCTCAATCGCGTGCACGCTCACGTACTCGTGGGGGATCTGTTGTGGGTCAGCGCAATGTAGGATCGGTACAGGGTAGTCGCATACGTGGCCGCAGTCAACAACGGCGTGGGGGACGTGGTGCAATAGCACAAAGAAATGGTAAAACTAATGGTAATAAGAATGGacatcaacaacagcaacagcagcgacGTGGTCGTAGTCGCAGCCGTGGTGGACGCGGTGGCCGTAATCAAG gtAAAACTGCTAAACCAGAGGTTGATAAGGATAAGCTCGACAAGGAGTTGGACCAATATATGGCCACAACAAGAACTGAGAGTAGTGACTTTCTGCTAAGGAATTAG
- the sll gene encoding adenosine 3'-phospho 5'-phosphosulfate transporter 1 isoform X2, which translates to MAKMVPDVVICGFVITALLVIHFFSDILRLSLGGYYTHATLAQLVESHSNKDYSWLLKLMANCFGYSCVFVPGFLIYKYVGRTKYLEKSEKTCIYTAVSMCITGNPGTELDYSEPMERKPMEPLPASTGAQKRTKSEETLLLCWCFGGLMISYLTWGVLQEKIMTQQYFNSDGQPSHFKDSQFLVFCNRLSAFTCAMVTLRIKRPAGRHCTPLYKYSFASFSNIMSAWFQYEALKFVSFPTQVLAKACKIIPVMLMGKIISKNKYDWYEYVSAILISLGMIFFMTGSASGSKASNVTTFTGIFLLTMYLTCDSFTANWQDDLFKHYEMSSLQMMAGVNLFSTIFTATSLWVQGGFMDSLAFASEHPKFILDALTISMCSAVGQLFIFYTISVFGAVVFTIIMTLRQAFAILLSCLIYKHKISVLGIFGILVVFFAVFMRSYGKQRMKAIRKRAEAHKPKMAA; encoded by the exons ATGGCGAAAATGGTGCCAGATGTAGTAATTTG CGGTTTCGTTATTACGGCGCTGCTGGTGATACACTTCTTTTCAGATATTTTACGCCTTTCTTTAGGCGGCTACTATACACATGCAACACTCGCGCAGCTCGTGGAATCCCACTCAAATAAGGACTATTCTTGGTTGTTGAAACTGATGGCCAACTGTTTTGGCTATAGTTGTGTTTTTGTACCTGGttttcttatttataaatatgttggaCGCACAAAATACTTGGAGAAGAGTG AGAAAACTTGCATTTACACTGCGGTCAGCATGTGCATTACCGGTAATCCTGGCACCGAACTCGACTACTCCGAACCCATGGAGCGCAAACCAATGGAACCATTGCCAGCATCTACTGGCGCACAAAAACGCACGAAATCTGAAGAGACATTACTGCTATGCTGGTGTTTTGGTGGCCTTATGATCTCTTACTTAACATGGGGTGTGCTACAGGAGAAAATCATGACACAACAATACTTCAATTCCGATGGTCAGCCATCACATTTTAAAGACTCACAATTTCTTGTCTTTTGCAATCGTTTATCGGCTTTTACGTGCGCTATGGTCACATTACGAATTAAACGTCCAGCCGGTCGTCATtgtacaccactctataagtaCTCCTTTGCCTCTTTCTCGAATATAATGAGTGCTTGGTTCCAATATGAAGCACTCAAATTTGTCAGTTTTCCCACGCAGGTGCTGGCGAAAGCATGTAAAATCATACCTGTCATGTTAATGGGTAAAATCatatcaaaaaacaaatacgATTGGTATGAATACGTATCAGCTATATTGATATCATTAGGCATGATATTTTTTATGACCGGTTCGGCAAGTGGCTCGAAGGCAAGCAATGTGACAACATTTACGGGCATTTTCCTACTCACTATGTACTTAACTTGTGACAGCTTCACAGCGAATTGGCAGGATGATCTATTCAAACACTATGAAATGTCATCACTGCAAATGATGGCTGGTGTGAATCTATTCTCCACCATATTTACAGCGACTTCGCTATGGGTACAAGGCGGTTTTATGGATTCACTGGCGTTTGCCAGCGAG CATCCAAAATTCATACTTGACGCTCTCACAATATCCATGTGCTCAGCTGTGggtcaattatttattttttatacaatatcaGTGTTTGGTGCAGTCGTATTTACCATCATCATGACATTACGACAG GCATTTGCTATATTGCTTTCGTGTTTAATCTACAAACACAAGATATCGGTGCTGGGCATTTTCGGTATATTGGTTGTATTCTTTGCGGTCTTCATGCGTTCCTATGGCAAACAGCGCATGAAAGCCATACGTAAGCGTGCGGAggcgcataagccgaaaatggCAGCGTAG
- the sll gene encoding adenosine 3'-phospho 5'-phosphosulfate transporter 1 isoform X1 yields MAKMVPDVVICGFVITALLVIHFFSDILRLSLGGYYTHATLAQLVESHSNKDYSWLLKLMANCFGYSCVFVPGFLIYKYVGRTKYLEKSAEKTCIYTAVSMCITGNPGTELDYSEPMERKPMEPLPASTGAQKRTKSEETLLLCWCFGGLMISYLTWGVLQEKIMTQQYFNSDGQPSHFKDSQFLVFCNRLSAFTCAMVTLRIKRPAGRHCTPLYKYSFASFSNIMSAWFQYEALKFVSFPTQVLAKACKIIPVMLMGKIISKNKYDWYEYVSAILISLGMIFFMTGSASGSKASNVTTFTGIFLLTMYLTCDSFTANWQDDLFKHYEMSSLQMMAGVNLFSTIFTATSLWVQGGFMDSLAFASEHPKFILDALTISMCSAVGQLFIFYTISVFGAVVFTIIMTLRQAFAILLSCLIYKHKISVLGIFGILVVFFAVFMRSYGKQRMKAIRKRAEAHKPKMAA; encoded by the exons ATGGCGAAAATGGTGCCAGATGTAGTAATTTG CGGTTTCGTTATTACGGCGCTGCTGGTGATACACTTCTTTTCAGATATTTTACGCCTTTCTTTAGGCGGCTACTATACACATGCAACACTCGCGCAGCTCGTGGAATCCCACTCAAATAAGGACTATTCTTGGTTGTTGAAACTGATGGCCAACTGTTTTGGCTATAGTTGTGTTTTTGTACCTGGttttcttatttataaatatgttggaCGCACAAAATACTTGGAGAAGAGTG CAGAGAAAACTTGCATTTACACTGCGGTCAGCATGTGCATTACCGGTAATCCTGGCACCGAACTCGACTACTCCGAACCCATGGAGCGCAAACCAATGGAACCATTGCCAGCATCTACTGGCGCACAAAAACGCACGAAATCTGAAGAGACATTACTGCTATGCTGGTGTTTTGGTGGCCTTATGATCTCTTACTTAACATGGGGTGTGCTACAGGAGAAAATCATGACACAACAATACTTCAATTCCGATGGTCAGCCATCACATTTTAAAGACTCACAATTTCTTGTCTTTTGCAATCGTTTATCGGCTTTTACGTGCGCTATGGTCACATTACGAATTAAACGTCCAGCCGGTCGTCATtgtacaccactctataagtaCTCCTTTGCCTCTTTCTCGAATATAATGAGTGCTTGGTTCCAATATGAAGCACTCAAATTTGTCAGTTTTCCCACGCAGGTGCTGGCGAAAGCATGTAAAATCATACCTGTCATGTTAATGGGTAAAATCatatcaaaaaacaaatacgATTGGTATGAATACGTATCAGCTATATTGATATCATTAGGCATGATATTTTTTATGACCGGTTCGGCAAGTGGCTCGAAGGCAAGCAATGTGACAACATTTACGGGCATTTTCCTACTCACTATGTACTTAACTTGTGACAGCTTCACAGCGAATTGGCAGGATGATCTATTCAAACACTATGAAATGTCATCACTGCAAATGATGGCTGGTGTGAATCTATTCTCCACCATATTTACAGCGACTTCGCTATGGGTACAAGGCGGTTTTATGGATTCACTGGCGTTTGCCAGCGAG CATCCAAAATTCATACTTGACGCTCTCACAATATCCATGTGCTCAGCTGTGggtcaattatttattttttatacaatatcaGTGTTTGGTGCAGTCGTATTTACCATCATCATGACATTACGACAG GCATTTGCTATATTGCTTTCGTGTTTAATCTACAAACACAAGATATCGGTGCTGGGCATTTTCGGTATATTGGTTGTATTCTTTGCGGTCTTCATGCGTTCCTATGGCAAACAGCGCATGAAAGCCATACGTAAGCGTGCGGAggcgcataagccgaaaatggCAGCGTAG
- the LOC106619755 gene encoding uncharacterized protein, with protein sequence MFTLHRLIFMRALVLFTFLMLCDCAPQSYYSASSYSTGSTSPYRANPYRRAGYSPYRDYNREYYDALRQRRLRALSDSYKGIYNSVSVSAGTSSSSGDSGGASKTQRYYSSSRLPASAAAISASNNNDIGSTTSSIYASNSNKPYNSNYNRYDAYASDSKRVTDSASITTTNKQRNASANANSKPRVTKADEQNAKFAGIRNQEADEENTKTVSHLKRKKQRRCLPFGRDAQGVEVTPPPAEQGRILWDVNVYNIYGGGGYPPPIYGGGGCGGLGGGLGGVGGLASAFAGAGGFGGGGLLSDPIAAAYAPPNRLNNFLQLFAPGILQNALAATARPSLLRPQADTGAGEANDLANDPEVDPAYNPVAARPPPVRRPNRVYYDSAGAAPVTPAQLVGGVATTVNGIIQQLTGNVQPVYPGYRSLSYGK encoded by the exons atgtTCACGTTACACCGGTTAATATTTATGCGTGCGCTCGTGCTATTCACGTTCTTGATGCTCTGCGATTGCGCGCCACAAAGCTATTATTCCGCAAGCTCGTATTCAACTGGCTCAACATCACCATATCGCGCGAATCCTTATCGGCGCGCCGGCTATTCGCCTTATCGGGATTATAACCGCGAGTATTATGACGCGCTACGACAACGACGCCTACGCGCGCTGTCCGATAGCTACAAAGGCATCTACAATAGCGTCAGTGTCAGCGCTGGTACCAGCAGCAGCAGTGGCGACAGCGGTGGGGCTAGCAAAACACAACGCTACTATTCCTCCTCACGTCTGCCCGCCTCCGCAGCGGCTATAAGCgctagcaacaacaatgacattGGCAGCACAACCAGCAGCATTTATGCGAGCAACAGCAATAAACCGTATAATAGTAATTACAACAGATATGATGCGTACGCATCTGATAGTAAGCGTGTTACGGATAGCGCTTCcatcacaacaacaaataagcaaCGGAATGCAAGCGCCAACGCAAATAGTAAACCGCGCGTAACTAAAGCAGATGAGCAGAATGCGAAATTTGCTGGTATTCGAAATCAAGAAGCTGATGAGGAGAACACAAAAACCGTATCGCATTTAAAACGTAAGAAGCAACGTCGCTGCCTGCCATTTGGACGCGACGCGCAGGGCGTTGAAGTGACACCTCCACCAGCGGAGCAAGGACGTATACTTTGGGATGTGaatgtgtataatatttatggTGGCGGTGGTTATCCTCCGCCCATATATGGTGGTGGTGGTTGCGGTGGACTTGGTGGCGGTTTGGGCGGTGTTGGTGGTTTGGCTAGCGCTTTTGCTGGTGCTGGTGGTTTTGGCGGCGGTGGTCTACTTTCGGATCCGATTGCTGCCGCTTATGCGCCACCCAATAGATTGAATAATTTCCTACAGCTATTTGCTCCTGGCATATTGCAGAATGCTTTAGCGGCGACAGCGCGTCCATCCCTACTAAGACCTCAAGCCGATACTGGCGCAGGTGAGGCTAACGATTTGGCTAATGATCCTGAAGTTGATCCTGCTTACAATCCAGTCGCAGCCAGGCCACCGCCGGTAAGACGACCTAACAGGGTTTACTATGACTCAGCGGGGGCG GCTCCCGTAACACCTGCCCAATTGGTCGGCGGTGTAGCCACCACTGTAAATGGTATCATACAACAACTAACTGGCAATGTTCAACCGGTTTATCCTGGTTATAGGTCGCTAAGTTATGGAAAGTAA
- the LOC106619757 gene encoding pupal cuticle protein Edg-91: MASYLLKLALVCTLIAALHAAPAPKPAGAQARTFGGLGLGAAFGVGLGGYGGYGGYPGYYGGYPGGYGGYYGRPGFGGGYYPGYGGGYGGNGNYGGSYSQSQSQSHSQSGYYNGGYGGFGNGFFG; this comes from the exons ATGGCTAGTTAT CTGCTGAAACTCGCACTCGTCTGCACACTTATCGCCGCGTTGCATGCCGCACCTGCACCAAAACCTGCTGGCGCTCAAGCGCGCACTTTCGGCGGCTTGGGCTTGGGTGCGGCATTTGGTGTGGGTCTCGGTGGTTATGGTGGATACGGTGGCTACCCCGGCTACTACGGCGGCTATCCAGGCGGTTATGGCGGCTATTATGGTCGGCCAGGTTTCGGTGGCGGCTATTATCCCGGCTATGGTGGCGGTTATGGTGGTAATGGCAATTATGGTGGCTCCTACAGCCAATCACAAAGTCAATCGCATAGTCAAAGCGGTTACTACAATGGTGGCTATGGTGGTTTCGGAAATGGTTTCTTTGGTTAG